The DNA sequence TTTATCATCTCTTTATAAGCCTCAAAAGCTGGCATTTTTCTTAACTTCCCTTCTCTATTATCAACTAATCCATAACCAGGAGCAATTAGCTGATGCCAATAAACCCGTTTTATTTTTTTTGTATCTTTTACTATTTTATGATATTCCAACATAAATTTTTTATAATCTTCTTCACTTACACACTCATGTTCACTTGTAGGAGCATATGGAGAAGTATTTGATATTGGCCAATTTACTTCTGTAATATAAATTTCATTTGAAACTTTCCATGACATTTTTGTTAATGAATATAATAAATCAATTTTGTTTTTTGTATCAAAAAACTTATATTGAGTATTATATGGACTTCCTCTTCTATCTACATAAAGTAAACTTGAATGCTTATCATATTTAATATCTTCAAAATTGAATAAAGCCCTAGCAGTATAATAGTATTCAAAATCTATGACACTAGGACCAATTAATTTTAAATTTGGGAAAAACTCATTTCTTATATTTTGTACTATTTTATAAAAACTCAGATATTCACTTATACTAAAAAAGCCCCATTTTGCTCTATTTATTGTTGTTCCTATTTGATACTCTTCAACAAAAGAAGAAAATTTTTCAAATATAAGATTTACATTTTTTTCTAATTCTTTCTTGTTTTCTATATGTTTTCTATCTTGAATAATATTTAAAAGAATATTTATATCTTTATCTTGTTCAATAAATTTTTTTGAAAAGTCAACATACTCATCAATCTTTTCTATTTCCCAAAGAGGCATTCTTACAATCAAATACTTAATACCTAACTCTTCTATTAATTTATATTGTTCTTCACCTTTATCAAAATTTACTCCAATACCATATTCTAGTTCTGTGTTACTTTTAAATAGTTTCATCAAAATAATTGATATAGGTAAAACTACAATAGATGTAAAAAAAAGTTTAATATAGTCAAACACATGTTTTTTTCTCATAGATTTTTTATATTTTTTATCTCTTATTACATGTGGTTGATCTGAATAGTAATCCCAAATAAACGGATTTTTTTTCAATTAATATCCCTTGTCTTTTTAGAAATACCTTTCCTAACTTCTCTATTATATTTATCAATAAACTTATCCCATTGTTTAACAACTTTATATCTTGTAAACAATTTTGAGTATTGATAAAGTTTGGATTTTAGACCTGGTCTTTTTCCTCCAATACCATCAGTTAAGATTAATTTATATTTTTTTTTCTTTATTCTCTGACATAAAATATTACTTAATGCAATATCTACAAAAAGTATATTATTTTCAAATATATAATCTTTTAATTCTTTAATTAACTTTTTTTCTTTTTTCTTTGATAGTTTTCCTTTTAAAACCATTTTTTTAAAAGATTTTGATACTTTGCCATTAAAATCCCTAACAATATCAAAAACATATCCTTCTCCAAGGTTTGTAATAGTTTTTCCATAACATTTTGTAATATGAGTAAAAGGAATATTATTCTTCTCTAAATATTGCATATAACTATATTCTAATTCATTTTGTCTAAGATTTTCATTTTTTGCATGAACTATTTTAATTACTTTAGAATTATCTATAGGATGTATATAACCAGCTCTTTCTCTTCCTTTTCCTAGGAACATATTTTCATCTAAATTTATTAATTCACTCATCTAAACCCTCTAATATTTGAATCATTTTATTTTCTATTTCTAAATAAATTTCTTCACTATATGAAGGAGATAACATAAAATTATTTTGATTTTTAGGATCACTAATAGTTGCCCATCTTTTTGAACTTGCAAAAAGAGTATTTCCAAAAAAAGATATAGTCTTAATATTTGCAAGCCCAGCTAAATGCATTGGACCAGTAGATGTACTTATAAAAAGTTCAAAACTACTTAATAGTTTACAAAAATTAATTATTGGTCCCTTTGATTCATAAAAAACAACATCAAAATCAATAATATTTTCTAACTCTTTTTTTACTTCTAAATCATCTGGACCAAAAGTAAATACTACTTGAGTATTTTTTAATAATGAAGCTTTTTTTGCTAACTTTATATAATCATTTAAAGTCAAATTTCCATCACTACTTCCTCCATATCCTGGATGAAAGCCTATAATTCTCTTTTCTACACTAATATTAAACTTCTTCTTAAAGTCTTTTAAACTACTTTCTACATTAAGTTTAATCAAGGGACGAGTAAATTCAAGTTTAATATTTTGATCAAGTTCTTTTGCTAAATCAAGATTATACTCAAACTCAGTTTTTTCAACTTTACTTCTTCTTTGAGTAATTCTATTATTAAAAAAAACTTGAGCTAACTTTGTAGCAGGTCCTATTCTCTTTTTTATACCTGATAAAAAAAGAAGGTAGCCTAATTGTGTATTAATAAATGCACTAAGACTTATGTCTATTTGTGCTTTTTTTACTCTTTTTAATGTTGACCAGAAATTATCTTCTTCATAAAGAATAACTTCATCTATAAAGTCCATTTCTTTTGCAAAATCATAATTAATTTTTGATACTAAAGCAAAAACTTTTATCTCTGGGTTTGACATTTTTATAGCTTTAAAAAGTGGTAAAGTAACAACAAAATCACCAATTTTATCATGCCTTGTGATTAGAAGGTTCATTATTTTCTTCCTCTAATTTTTCTTTTAAATGCTACAAAGCTTTTTAATTTTTTATCTGATTTTCTTAAAATTTCTATTGCTTGTTCTTTCTCATAATTTCCTAAAAAAGCGTATTCTGAAGCAATTAAAACTATATCATCATCATCTAACCATAGCTTTGCAAAGTTATCAAGCCCTAGCTCTAAATTAATAAATTTAAATTGCATTCTATTTATATCTACAACCGAAAACTCATATGAACCATCATCTTTTTTAACTACTAAGGTATTTCCCGCTGAATAATCTTTATGATATACATTATTTTGATGTAAGTTATAAGTAAACTTCACAAACTCTTTTATAATTTCTTCTCTATTCTCTAGTTGTTTATTACGTAAGGGTTCTCGTATAGTATAGTCATAGTCAAATTTTTTTGAAATAAAAAAACTTTCTTTAAATAATAAACCCTCATAGAATTCTATATATCCAATTGGTGAAGGAGTATTTATTCCAAGTTTTTCTAAAGTAATTGCATTTTGATAAGATTTTTTAGCTTTACTATCTCTAAAGTAAGCATATACTACTTGATTAATCTTATTAGGAATTCTAAATGCTTTTACAACTGTAGAAACACTATCATAGTCTATAACTTTTAATTCATTTCTTGCTTTATGTATAGTTTTTAAATTTTTAAAAAAATAGTTTTTAATATTAAATAGAAATTCTTCAAAGCTTTTAAATTTATCATTTAGTTGATATTTTATACTCAATTAATAATCCTTCTTTTTATAAAACATATATTTTATCTAAATAATTTGTACTAAATAATTAAATCAACTAGCTTAACACTATATTAAATAGCTATTAGATATAATTTTTTCTTTTAAGGAGAGATATGAGAGCTTATTTTTTGGTATTTTTCAGTGCCTATTTTATAATTTTACTAACTAAATTTATCTTTATTTTTTATCTAGGAAATCAATTTTCAGAATTTTCTTTTAATGAATTAACTTACGCAATATTTTGGGGTATTAAATTTGATTTTGCAGCAAGTGCAATATTTGCCTTTATAACAACTCTTTTTGATTTCAATAAAAAAACTTTTGCTTTTATTGGAGCAATTAGTATTATAACAATATTTTTAACTCAAATAAGTGATATTTTATATTTTGATGAATCAAGTAGACATGTAGGATATGAAATAATTGATATTATTAGTGATGCAAAAAGTCTGTTTTTAACTGCATTTTCTCAACACACTTTAATAACTTCATTGGCATTAATTTTATCAATAATAGTTTTTCTAATCTTCTATACATTATTTAAAAATATTGAAGTTACTAAATTTAACAAATACTATTTATTAAAAAAACTATTTATTATCTTAATTTCAATTTTCTTTATTAGAGGAATGTTTCAACATATCCCTTTACACCCTTGGCAATCAAATGAAATAGGTAATTCACAACTAGCATCAGTATCTTTAAATTCTATATATAATATTGTTTATACAATAGTAAATAAAAGAAAAAAAGTATCCATGGTTAAAATTAAAGATATAGATAAGGAAACATTAGAAAGTTCATTATTAGAAATATATAAAGAGCCAAATGAAGATAAAAAACTTCCAGCTATAAATACTAAACCTAATATAATTTTCTTCTTTTTAGAAGGTTGGAGTGCAAAGTTTATGAGTGCTTATGGATTTGAAGGAAATACAACTCCTGTTTATGATTCAATTTTAGAAAAATCATTACGTACAAGATTCATGATTGCAAATGGTAGAAGAACAACAGAAGGTATTTTTGCTACATTAGCTTCATATCAAAATCCATTAGGAAAGACTATTGCTAAAACTCAACTTCAAAATTATGAATATGATTCAATAATCTATGAACTGACTAAAAATGGATATGATAGTGCATTTTTTCAAGGTTCATCTAAAGATACAAGTGGAACTGGTAGTTTAGTAAACAATTTAGGCTTTAGATTAAGTTATGGGAAAAGAGATGTAAAAGAAAGAATTTATGAAGAAAACTATTGGGGTATACAAGATACAGATTTATATAACTTCGTTGAAAAAAAATTAGATAATAATACTATTAAAAAACCATTTGTTTTAGGAATAAATGGAGCAACAACTCACGATATAATAACTCCAAAAGACTATAAGAAACAAAGCTTTGTAAAAGAAGAAGGATTTAACAATAAATTAAATGCTCTAAGTTACGCAGATTCTGCATTAGGAGAGTTTATAGAAAATATTGAATCTAAATATCCTAATACAATTTTTGTACTATTTGCTGACCATTGTAATGGAACAATCATAGGAAATATGGAAAATTATATGATTCCTTTTGCAATTTATTCTAAAAAATTAATAAAACCAAATTTAAAAGATGTAGTTATATCACAAAGAGATATTGCACCAACAATTTATGATTTAACAATAGGAAACAGTGAAGCTGAAATGAAAAACTTTACTGGTAAATCTTTAATTTCAAATAAAAACTTTTACACAGATTATTTTAGAAATGGTATTCTAGGATGGATAGAAGGAAATGATGTTGTAGAAATAAATATTTCAACAAATGCCCTTGAGTGCTTTAAATTAGAAGGACAACAAAGAGATAAGACTGTATGTGAAGGTAAACATCAAAATATGAAAAATAGAGCTTTATCATTTACAAAACTATCTCAGAAACTACTTTTTGAAGGGGAATCAAAAAGTTTTAATCAATATAAAAAAGAACAAAAATGAATCAAAAAGTTTTAGTGTTTTTATATCGAGAATCTGTTGGGGAACTTAATGTTTCACTACCAATTATAAAAAAACTTTTTAAAGAAATGGATATAAAAAATATTTATTTCCATTTTATTTCAAAAGATAAATATTTAAAAGTAGATTCAACCTATAAAAAAATCATAAAAGAGTTTGGAACTATATCAATTGGTAATTTAGATTTTTTAAATTTATTATATAAACTCTTGGATAAAAATATCACTGTTATTTCATCGGATTTCTGTCCAGTATTTGAACTAAATCAAATTAGAAGTTTTTTCCCAAATACTACAACTATATTGATGCATCATGCACAATCAATTCTTTATAAAGAAAAGAACATAGAATCCATTTATAAATTGGACTCAAAAAACAAAATCTATAATCCTGACTTTTTTTTAGTAGGAAACAAAATTGATTATGAAAACAAATATTTTACAACCAATAATTATAATATCGATAGTAAAAAAATTCTTTTTATAGGTGCTTTAAATTATGAAAAAGAATGGATTGATTATTTACTAACAAATGAAAAAAGTGAAGATAACTCAATAACAGAAAAAGTAAAAGAATTTGAAAAAGTTATTTTAGTAACAACTAGAGCACCACATAAACAATATATGATGGAAGAGGATTATAATTATCAGGTAAATAGTATATTGCAAATATCAGATATCTTTCCAAATTTTTTATTTATTATAAAACCCCACCCTAGGGAAAAAATGAAAATATATAAAAAAGCTTTTTCTGATTCAAAAAAATCTTCTAATGTTTTAATTAGCAATCAAAATACGTATAAATTATGTTCCTATTCAGACCTAGTTATCTCTTTTTGGTCTTCTGTGATACAAGACTGTGCAGTAACAAATACTCCTGTTATTGAATTCCATAGGCATAGTCAAAAAAATGAAAAACTTCTTATTTGGAATAAGGATAAATTACAATCATTCTTTGAATACTATGGATTTTGTTCTTATACAGATAACAAAAAGAATTTAATTAAATTTATATCTGAAGAAGAAAATAAAAATCTATTAGATAACCAAATAAAAAACATTAAAAAAATATTTATTCCTATGAGAAATGAAATTGAAGAAACATTAACAAAGATAACTGATTTTAATAAAATAAAAAATAAAAAATTAACAAAAATAAATAAATTAAATGTAACAGTAAAATTTATTAGAAACTTAATATCTTTATATATAAATAAAAAACTAAAAAAGTTAAGATAACTATTCTATCTTAATTCTTTTCTGCTCATGATTTCCAATTACACACAATAAAGTGAAAATCATAATGAATACATTATTAAATGGTTTATAAACTAAGATTGAATCAAACATAAAAACAATTAATATCGGAATAATCGTTAGCAGAAAAAGATTTAAATAATCTGATTTTTTAAAAGAAGAAAATAAAAATATAAAAGAAAATAAAAATAAAGAAAAGCCAATAAGTCCATATTTTATTAAATATTCAACATAAATATTATGAATCGTATTATACATCCATCCAACTTTAATATTATCTTTTTTTATCTTTTCATGAAACTTTCTCTTAAAATCTCCAGCACCAACACCTATTAAAATATTATTTTCTAAGAAAATATCAATTCCTTCTATATACATTTTAATTCTGATTCCAGTACTAGACATATAATTATTTTTAGAATCATAATTTTTTAACTGTTCATAAGAT is a window from the Arcobacter sp. LA11 genome containing:
- a CDS encoding YrbL family protein, with translation MSELINLDENMFLGKGRERAGYIHPIDNSKVIKIVHAKNENLRQNELEYSYMQYLEKNNIPFTHITKCYGKTITNLGEGYVFDIVRDFNGKVSKSFKKMVLKGKLSKKKEKKLIKELKDYIFENNILFVDIALSNILCQRIKKKKYKLILTDGIGGKRPGLKSKLYQYSKLFTRYKVVKQWDKFIDKYNREVRKGISKKTRDIN
- a CDS encoding glycosyltransferase family 9 protein, whose amino-acid sequence is MNLLITRHDKIGDFVVTLPLFKAIKMSNPEIKVFALVSKINYDFAKEMDFIDEVILYEEDNFWSTLKRVKKAQIDISLSAFINTQLGYLLFLSGIKKRIGPATKLAQVFFNNRITQRRSKVEKTEFEYNLDLAKELDQNIKLEFTRPLIKLNVESSLKDFKKKFNISVEKRIIGFHPGYGGSSDGNLTLNDYIKLAKKASLLKNTQVVFTFGPDDLEVKKELENIIDFDVVFYESKGPIINFCKLLSSFELFISTSTGPMHLAGLANIKTISFFGNTLFASSKRWATISDPKNQNNFMLSPSYSEEIYLEIENKMIQILEGLDE
- a CDS encoding lipopolysaccharide kinase InaA family protein is translated as MSIKYQLNDKFKSFEEFLFNIKNYFFKNLKTIHKARNELKVIDYDSVSTVVKAFRIPNKINQVVYAYFRDSKAKKSYQNAITLEKLGINTPSPIGYIEFYEGLLFKESFFISKKFDYDYTIREPLRNKQLENREEIIKEFVKFTYNLHQNNVYHKDYSAGNTLVVKKDDGSYEFSVVDINRMQFKFINLELGLDNFAKLWLDDDDIVLIASEYAFLGNYEKEQAIEILRKSDKKLKSFVAFKRKIRGRK
- a CDS encoding LTA synthase family protein, whose translation is MRAYFLVFFSAYFIILLTKFIFIFYLGNQFSEFSFNELTYAIFWGIKFDFAASAIFAFITTLFDFNKKTFAFIGAISIITIFLTQISDILYFDESSRHVGYEIIDIISDAKSLFLTAFSQHTLITSLALILSIIVFLIFYTLFKNIEVTKFNKYYLLKKLFIILISIFFIRGMFQHIPLHPWQSNEIGNSQLASVSLNSIYNIVYTIVNKRKKVSMVKIKDIDKETLESSLLEIYKEPNEDKKLPAINTKPNIIFFFLEGWSAKFMSAYGFEGNTTPVYDSILEKSLRTRFMIANGRRTTEGIFATLASYQNPLGKTIAKTQLQNYEYDSIIYELTKNGYDSAFFQGSSKDTSGTGSLVNNLGFRLSYGKRDVKERIYEENYWGIQDTDLYNFVEKKLDNNTIKKPFVLGINGATTHDIITPKDYKKQSFVKEEGFNNKLNALSYADSALGEFIENIESKYPNTIFVLFADHCNGTIIGNMENYMIPFAIYSKKLIKPNLKDVVISQRDIAPTIYDLTIGNSEAEMKNFTGKSLISNKNFYTDYFRNGILGWIEGNDVVEINISTNALECFKLEGQQRDKTVCEGKHQNMKNRALSFTKLSQKLLFEGESKSFNQYKKEQK